Sequence from the Amycolatopsis sp. NBC_00345 genome:
CTGGTCCGGGACGTGCTGGGCAACATCGTGGAGCGCCACAGCGACGGCGTGCTCACCCGCTACTCCTACGACGCCGCGGGCCGCGTCGTCCGCGCCGTCACCCCGCACACCGACCTGGTGCTGCAGTACGACCCGTCCGGGCGGGTGCTGTCCGAATCGCTGAACGGCCGGGTGCTGGCTTCGCGCTACGACGCGGCGGGCAACCGGGTCTGGCGGCGGACCCCGTCCGGGGCGGAGAGCACCTGGCAGTACGACCAGCGCGGGCGGCCGGTGTCGCTGCGCACCGGCAGCGGGCTGCTGCGGTTCGGCTACGACGCCGCCGGGCGTGAGGTCCAGCGCCAGCTCGGCCAGTCGGTGCGGCTGACCCAGACCTGGGACGAGACGCACCAGATGCGCGGGCAGACCATCGAGGCCGGTCCGGGCCGGGTGCTGCAGCAGCGCAGCTACGAGTACCGCGCGGACGGGCACCTCACCGAGGTCCACGACCGGCTGAGCGGGCCGCGGCGGTTCGACCTGGACGTGACCGGGCGGGTCACCGGGGTGACCGGGCCCGGCTGGTCCGAGCGGTACGCCTACGCGCCGACCGGGGACCTCGTGCAGGCGGCCTGGCCCAGCGCGCCCGCGACGAACGCGGAAACCTGGGCGGCGCACCAGGCCCAGGGCGCCCGTCAGTACGCCGGAACGCTGCTGGAGCGCGCCGGGAACGTGCACTACCGGCACGACGGCGAGGGCCGGATCGTGCAGCGGCAGGTGGAACGGGCACCGGGCGTCGTGGACTCGTGGTCCTACACCTGGGACGCCGAGGACCGGCTCGTCGGCGTGGTCACCCCGGACGGCACGGCGTGGCGGTACCTGCACGACGGCCTGGGCCGCCGGGTGGCCAAGCAGCGGCTCGGCGCGGACGGCCGCGTCGCCGAGGAGGTGTGGTTCTGCTGGGACGGGACCGATCTCGTCGAGCAGGTCAACGACGGCCGGCACGCGCTCGTGTGGGACTGGTCCCCGGACGGGATGCGCGTGCTCGGGCAGACCGAGCGGACCGCGGAGCCGGGCTCGGACCAGTGGCTGGACCGGCGGTTCTTCGCGATCGTGACCGACCTGGTCGGCTCGCCGGCCGAACTCCTGGACGCCCAGGGCATCGTCGGGCACCCCGCTCGCGCCACGCTCTGGGGCACCGCGGTGGCGGGTCCGGGCCCGGCGGCGACGCCGCTGCGTTTCCCCGGGCAGTACCACGATCCGGAGACCGGGCTGCACCAGAACTTCCACCGGTACTACGACCCGGCCACCGGCCGCTACTGCACGCACGACCGGCTGGGCCTTTCGCCGGGCCCGAACTCGCGCAACTACGTGCGTAACCCGACCGGCTGGACCGACCCGCTCGGCCTGACCCCGTGTGATGCCAAGAACTACGCCGAAGCGGTCAAGGACTACCGGACGGCACTGGGCTGGACCAAGGAGAACAGCCCGCACCAGCTGGGCGGGAAGCTGAACGAGGACTGGACGACCGTCGGCGTCGGCAAGCTGGCCTACGGCGAGAAGGACGACCTCAAGATCGTCGTGGACAAGGCCAACGGCTACCTGGTGGGCTACATCAAGAAGGGCGCCGACGGCGCGCCCGACGAGATCCACCACGTCGCCGAGGTGGACCCGAGCAAGGTCGCCCCCGGCGCGATCTCGAAGCCCTTCCACCCCAGCGAAACCCTGACCTACAAGGACATGCCCAACATGGACATCGGGCCCCGCGGGGTGAGCGGGGCGGTGACCAACATGATGGAGAAGAGCAAGGGCCAGATGGGCTCGCTGAAGACCCTCGCCGCGACCATCGCGGAGGGCGGCCGGTCCAACCACTACGCCAAGTCCGTGATCGACGACCTGAAGGCCGGCAACGAGGCCAAGGTCGGCACTTACCGTGACGACCTGGCCCATGACTGGGGGACGAAGAGCAACGACTACCGGGACACTGGCAACAACGCGGACAACGAGCTGGCCCTGCTGAACCGGCCCAACGGCCGGCCCAGCTGACCTGGAACCCGCCTGGTCCGGCCCTCGAAGCGGCCCGGGCCGGGCGGGTGTCGCCGCGCATCCGGCTCCGGCCGCGGGGCGCTAGCGGCACGATTGGGACACGACCGGGTCACCGAGGCGGGCCACGGCGTAACAGCGCGGCCGCGCCGCCCTACTCATGAGGTGAGTGGGGAGGTGCGCGATGAGCACCCGGCTTGAGGATGCCGAAACCGATCTGCGCCGCTTCGACGGTGCCGCCGCGTTGTCGAATTTCGATGAAGCGCTCCGGGACAACGCGAAGGACGTGCGTGCGTCGGCCGGACGTGTGCGCGCGTTGTGGATGCTCCGGCGCTGGGACGAGGCCCGCGCCCAGCTCGCGCTGCTCGATGAGCGGGATGACATCCAGGTGGCACTCGTGCGTGGTCTGGTCGCGCTCGGGCAGCCGGACGACCCGTCGTACCTCTCGGTCGACTGCGGATCCGCCGAGCGGGACGACGAAGCGGCCATCGAGGCGTTCAGGAGCGCAGTCGGGCTGGACGAATCTTCGGGGGAGGCGCTGGCCGGCCTCGCCGCGGCCTACCGGATGTCGGGGCAGCTCGGGAAGGCCGAGGAAGTCCTGCGTGACGCGCGGCCAAGTCTGCGTTCCTCGGCGCCGGTGCTGGTGGAAAGCGCGATGGGCAAGCTGGAACGGGACGACCTGCCGGGCGCGGAGGCCGACATCGAGCTGGCCATCGAGGACGATCCCGGGTGCCTGCAGGCGGAAGTGCTCCGGATCGAAGTGGCGCGGCAGGCCGACGACAACACCGAAACGCTGGTCGCCCTGACCGAAGCGCTGGTGAACCGGCGGCCCGGCCCGACCGCCGTCGTCCTCGAACTCCACGGCTGGGCGCTGCTCGACCGGGCGGAGGCGACCAACGACCGCGAGTTGCGTGAGCGGGCCGTCGAGGTGTTCGCCCGCTCGGAGGAGGCCGGGCCCGTCCTGCCGGGGGCGGTCAACGGGCGGACCCTGATCCACTTGGGCCGCAGCCGGTTCGAGAAGGCACTGGAAGTCGTCGACGCGGCGATCGCCCGTGAGCCGACCAGTCCGCAGCTGTACCTGAGCCGCGCGGAGATCCTGGCCGCGGCGGGCGAACCGCCCCGGACGCGGCTCGATACCTACCGCCTGGTGCTGGACCGGGATCCGCGCGACCTCAGCGCCCGGATCGCCCAGGTGCGCGCCTTGCTCAGTCTGCGGCGGATCGAAGAGGCGGAGGGAATCGTCGCCGTCCTGCGCCGGGAGCTGCCCGGCAATCGCCGGGTCGACGCGGCCGCGTCGTGGCTCCAGGAACCGTGGCAGCTGCCCGAATCGCGCACGATCGAAATGAACATCGACCGGCCGTGGGAGAACCGGAAGGACGATCCGGAACAGGTGCTGGACCTGCTCACCAACGAGGTGTGCGTGAAACTCGGGCTGGCGCGGCCGGTCGCGAGCCGGCTGCGTGAGCGCGTCGCGGAGGACGGCAAGGCGCTGCTGCAGCGCGCGTTCGAAGAGGAACAGGAGTACTTGCACGCCCGGGACCGGTTCGAGGCCAGGACGGTACGCGCCCGCAAGGGGGTCGTGTGGCGTCTCCTCGGCGCGGTGCTGTTCGAGTCGGCGCTGGTGTTCGCGGCGCTCGCGATCGCTCTGCTCGTGTGGCTGGCCGGCGGGCGGGCCGACCCGTTTTCGGGCTGGCGGCTGGGTTTGACGGCCGGTCTCCCGGCGGTGTTCCTCGCGATCGCCGTGCCGAACCGGAGAGGCAAGCTGCCCGTCGACCTCGACCTCGCTCTCGCGGGCCTCGGTGGTGCCGCGGTGCTGGCCGCTTCGGTATGGCTGGGCATCCTGCGGCTCGGCGCCGTTTTCGGCAGCTTGGCCGGCGTCGGCGTGACGCTCGCCGTCATCGGGACGGTTCTGGGTGGCTACCGGCTCCGCAACCGGTTCGCGAAACCGAGTGTGCGCGCTCCGCAGGGCGCGTTCGACCGATGGCTGGACAGTATCTACGGCAACGGGTTGCTGCCCTTGGCGATCGGGGCGCGGGCCAGCCTCAAGCGCGTCTACCGGACCTGCCTGCCGGTACTGGACGGGACGTACTCCGACGTGCCGGTGGAGATCGACACACCGGCCTCGGGTGAGTTGCGGCGGCTGCTCAAGCAACGCAGCAAAGGGAGTTTCGCGCTGGCGGGGCCCCGCGGGGTGGGCAAGTCGACGCTGCTCGAGCGGTGGTGCGCCGGGCAGTTCCTGCGGGACACGGGACCGGCGTCACAGGTGCGCCGAGACCTCACCATCAAGGTGGACGCCCCGGTCGGCTACCAGTCGAAGGAATTCCTGATCCACTTGTTCGGCAAGCTGTGCGACGAAGTCGAGAAGTACGTACCCACCTTGGAACGAGCGGAGAACCTGCCGATCGAGCCGGCCTCGCCGCGGCTGTCCCGGCTGACGAGCCCGGGCCGCCGCGACGGCGGCGTCCGGCCCGCCGCCCTGGTTTCCCGGGCGAAGGAAGAGCGGGAGAAGATCCGCTTTCTGCAGAGCCACACCAAGGAAGGGGAGTTCTCGCTGGGGCTCGCCCCGATGACGGGCGCGAGTATCGGGTACAAGGCCAAGGGCACCGTGCGCCGGGACGATGTGCCGCTCAACCACCCCGAGCTGGTCGACCGGTTCCGCGACTTCCTCGGCCAGACCGCGCAGCTGGTCGCGGAACTCGGCTCCAAGGTGCTGATCGGCATCGACGAGCTGGACCGGATCAGCGACGGCGAAGGGGCGCAACGCTTCCTGAACGAGCTGAAGGCGGTCTTCAACGTGCCCAACTGCTATTTCCTGGTGTCGGTTTCGGAGGACGCGCTCGCGGAGTTCGAACTCGCGGCGATGGGGATGCGGACGGTGCTCGACAGCGCCTTCGACACGATCGTGCGGGTCGACTACTTTTCCTTCGAGCAGGCCAGATCGCTGCTCAACCGGCGGATCCGGGACCTGCCCGAGCAGTTCGCCGCGCTGGCGTACGTCTTCTCCGGCGGGCTCGCCCGGGAGCTGGCCCGGACGGCGGAGACGATCGCGGGCGACTGCGAGTCCGAGCAGCAGCTGGCCGCCGTCACCCGGCACCTCGTGCAGCGCCAGCTCGATCGCACCACCCGCGCCGCGATGGACCGGGTCAGCCGGTCGCCCGACCGCCGCGCCGGCGCCGCCCTCATCCCGTTGCTCGACGAGCGCCCGGTCGGTGAGCTGACCAGCCGGATCCTGCGGGCCTACGCCGCGAAGGTGGCCGACGCCGGGCCCGACCGGGCGGACCCCGAGGTGCTCGCCGGGGTGCGGCTCGACGTCGTCGCGATGGTGGAGTACCTCGCCGTGGTCCAGGACATCTTCGACGGGCGGCTGATCGAGGACCGGATGGCCGCCGGGCTGGAACGGGGCCTCGGCGCGTTCGAGAACCTCGCCCGGGTCCGCCGCTATCTCGGGGCGAACTCCTCCGGCGCGCGGGAGCTGCTGCGCGGGTTCTGCGGGGCCTGGGGCATCGCCGGAGCCGCGCCGGCGCCGCCGTCGCGAATCTGCGTGTTGCCGCCGCGGCGGAACGGCGACGCGCGCGGTTCGGCGCGCCTGGGACTGCACCACACGAACGGGACCCGCCCGTAGCCGGGGTCAGACCACCATCCAGGACAGGACCGAGGTCTGGAGCCAGGCGAGGAGGCAGAACAGCACGAGCAGGCCGAGGCTCCAGCCGATCACCTTGCGCAGGATGTCACCCTCCTTTCCGGACAGCCCGACGGCGCCGGCGGCGATCGCCAGGTTCTGCATGGCGTCCGCCTTCCCCTGGACGCCACCGGTGCTGTTGCTGGCGGCCATGAGCAGCGGCGAGATGCCGATCCGGTGCGCGGCCGCCGTCTGCATGGCGCCGAACAGGGCGTTGGACGACGTGTCGGAGCCGGTGAGGGCGACGCCGAACCAGCCGAGGAAGCCGGACAGCAGGGCGAAGGCGCTGCCGATCCCGGCCAGCCAGGTGCCCAGGGAGACGGCCATGCCGGAGAGGCTCATGACGTAGGACAGCGCCAGCACGCAGGCGATGGTGAGGACGGCCCACCGGATCTGGTGGAACGCCTGGCCGAAGCAGCGCACGGCCCGGGGCAGGGGCACGCGCAGAATGAGCGCGGTGAGCATCCCGGTCAGCAGGAGCATGGTGCCCGCGGCGCCCAGCCACCCCAGGTCGTAGGTCGCCGCGCTCACCGGCTGCCCGGACGCGGTGCCGACGTGCAGACCGGGCCAGGGGAAGGAGACCGCCTGTCCCTGGACGAAACGCTGGACCGGGCCGTGGACGGAGACCAGTCCGAAAAGGACGGTGAGCAGCGCGTAGGGGGAGAACGCCTTGAGGACGTCACGCCGGGAATCCGGGGGAGGCGCCGCCTCGGGTTCGCTGGTGCTGCTTCCGGTCGTGGCGGTTCCCCCGTCGTAGGCCATCGCCGGTGACGTCCGTTCGGAGACGGCCGGGGACCAGAATCGCAGCAGTACCACCACGGCGGCGGTCGACACCACCGCCCCGACGAGATCGGTGAGCTGGTAGGCGAAGAAGTTGGAGCAGAGGTACTGGCCCACACCGAAACCCAGCCCGGCGGCCAGCGCGGCGGGCCAGACCTCGCGCAGGCCGCGGCGCCCGTCGAGGATCAGCAGCAGGACTAGCGGGACCAGGGCGGCGATGATGGCGGACTGGCGGCCGACCATCATGCCGAGTTCGTGTTCGGGCAATGACGTCGCCTTGGCGAGTGCCTGGATGGGGTTGCCCACCGAGCCGAAGGCCGCGGGCGCGGTGTTGGCGAATGTGGCGACCACCGCCGCCTTGAGCGGTTTCAATCCCAGGGTGAGCAGGATGAGCGAGGTGATCGCGATGGGGGTGCCGAATCCGGACAGCGATTCGAGCATCGCGCCGAAACAGTAGGCGATGAGGATGGCCTGGATCCGTTTGTCCCCGGACAGCGACGTGAAAGTGCGCCCGATGATGTCGAAATGCCCGCTGGCGCGCTGGAGTTTGTTGATCCACACCGCGTTGAGCACGATCCAGACGATGGGGAACAGCCCGAAAGCCGCGCCCTCCAAGGCACTGTCCGCGGCCTGTCCCGCCGGCATGTGGTAGACGGTGACCGCGATGAGGAGCGCGGCGGCGAGGCCGATGAGCGCCGCCCAATGCGATTTCACCCGCAGGACACCGAGAAGGACGAGCAGGACAATGAGGGGGAGCGCGGCGACGAGCGCGGTGAGCGCGGGATTTCCCAGTGGGTCCGGTATTTGACGGTACACGGATGAGTCTCGCTTTCTCGGTCGACGATGACCGTGGGCAAGAACGCTCGATCCTCGAGAGGATGAGCGGCTCCAGATTTCCGTGATATGGAATTCCGTGATGTGGAAGAGTATTTCCACTGACCGGTCAAATATGGGCGCGTTTCGGGCCTGTCGTCAAGAGGCAATCAGGGTGGCGCTGACCTGTGCCGCGGTGGCGCGCACCAGAACGCCGTACTCGGCGGCGAGTTCGTCGGTCATCCGGCTCGTCGGCATGTTGACGCTGATGCTCGCGACGGGCAGTCCGGCGTCGCCGATCACGGCCGCCGCGACGGCGGAGACGTCGGACCGCCACTCGCCACTGTTGGCCGCGTAACCACGGGTCCTGGTGGTGTCCAATTCGGCGCGCAGCCGGTCCGGGTCGTCGATGGTCGTGCCGGTGAACCGCGGCAGGCCTGTGGCGATGTACTCCTCGATCGCGGATTCGGGGCTGGCGGCGAGCACGGCTTTGCCGTTGGCCGAAGCGTGAAGCGGCAGATTCATCCCGAGCTGCATGAAGATCCGGACCGGTTTGGACGTTTCGAGCCGCTCGATCAAGACCATGTGGTCGAGGTTTTCGGGCACCGTCAGGTGAATCGTCTCGTCGGTGCGGCGGCGGAGTTCTTCCATGGCCGGCACGGCGACGTCGCGCAGGCTCAGCTCGCCGCTGGCGTGCCGGCCCACGTGCAGGGCTTTGGTCGTGACGACCCAGTTCGTGGACCCGCCGCCGACCTGCCGGATCCAGCCGGCGGTCTGCAGGGTGATCAGCGCGCGCTGGGCCGAACTCTTGGGAATGTCCAGTGCCCGCGCCAGATGCGCGACGCCGATCGGCTGACGGGCTGCGACCTCCTCAAGCACGCGCAGCGCATTCAGGACGCTCTGCATCCGTTGACTCCCTCTCCGGCCGGGGGTTATGGTCCGCTGTGTCGTCACACGGTACACGTGCCATGATACGGCACAACTGGAGGAATTCGAACCCCATGACCACTCACGCCGGTCGTCACTTCCTGCAGATCCCCGGACCGACCAACGTCCCCGACCGAGTGCTGCGCGCGATGTCGGCGCCGACGATCGACCACCGCGGGCCCGAGTTCTCGGCCCTCGCGCGCCACGTCCTCGATGCGGTGCGGCCCGTGTTCGGGACAACCGGGCCGGTCGTGATCTACCCCGCGTCCGGCACCGGCGCGTGGGAAGCGGCCCTGGTGAACACCCTGGGCCCGGGCGATCGAGTGCTGTGCTTCGAGACCGGCCATTTCGCCACCCTGTGGCAGGAAATGGCCCGTGGACTCGGCTTCACCGTCGACTTCGTGCCCGGCGACTGGCGGCACGGGGTTGATCCCACGGCGGTCGAGGAGCAGCTGGCCGCCGATACCGCCCATTCGATCAAGGCCGTCTGCGTCGTCCACAACGAGACATCGACGGGCGTCACCAGCCGCATCGCCGAGATCCGGCGGGCGATCGACGCGGCCGGTCACCCGGCACTCCTGCTGGTCGACACGATCTCCTCGCTCGGCTCCATCGACTACCGCCATGACGAGTGGGGAGTCGACGTGACGGTGGCCGGATCCCAGAAAGGGCTGATGCTGCCGCCGGGACTGAGCTTCAACGCCGTCAGCGCGAAGGCACTCGAGGCGTCACGGGCGACGTCCCACGCCAAGTCGTTCTGGGCTTGGGGACCGATGATCGAGGCCAACCAGCGCGGGTTCTTCCCGTACACCCCGGCCACGAACCTGCTCTACGGGCTCGCCGAGGCGTTGGACATGCTGCAGGAAGAAGGCCTCCCACAGGTATTCGCCCGTCATGCCCGCCACGCGCGGGCGACCCGGGCCGCCGTGCGGGCCTGGGGCCTGGAAGTGCTGTGCGCCGACGAACGGGAGCACTCCGGCTCGCTCACGGCGGTGCTGATGCCGGAGGGGCACGATGCCGACCGGGTCCGCGCGATCATCCTGGACCGGTTCGACATGTCCTTGGGTGCCGGGCTGGGAAAGCTCGCCGGCCGGATCTTCCGGATCGGGCACCTCGGCCACTTCAACGACCTGGCGCTGGCCGGAACCCTGGCGGGCGTGCAGATGGGGCTCGAACTGGCCGGCGTGCCCGTGAACCCGGCCGGGCTCAACGCCGCATTGGACGTGCTGCGGCCCGCGTGATCCGCACCGTCCATTCCTGCACGCCTTCCGCTCGCGGTAAGGAGAACCGACAATGAGCGTGGATACCCAGCACCAGCCCGGAGAGGGCCTCGCGCACCCGGATCTGGAGCGCCGCCTGCGGCGTGACCTCGAGGGTGAAGTCGCTTTCGACGACTACTCGCGGCACCTGTTTTCCCGTGATGCCAGCATGTACTCCATCACTCCCGTCGGGGTGGTCTTCCCCCGGCACGCCGAAGACGTGGCTGCCGCGGTGCAGGCCGCCGCCGAGCACGGGGTGTCGCTGGTCCCGCGCGGCGCGGCGACGAGCCTCGCCGGGCAGACGGTGGGACCGGGGCTGGTCATGGATCTGTCGCGGCACCTGAACCGCATCGTCGACATCGATTCCGACGGGCGGACGGCGCTGGTCGAAGCCGGCGTCGTCCAGGATCAGCTGAACCGGGCCGCGGCACCGTCGAGCCTGATGTTCGGCCCCGACACCTCGACGAGCAACCGCGCCACGATCGGCGGGATGATCGGGAACAATTCGGCGGGCAGCGGATCGATCCGTTACGGCATGACGATCGATCACGTCCGGGAGCTCGACGTGGTGCTGGCCGACGGCGGGCAGGCCCGCCTGGCGCCGTGGGACGAGGCCGAATGGGCGCGTCGCGCGGCCCTGCCCACCTTGGAAGGCGAGATCTACCGGGGGCTCCCGGACCTCGTCCGCGCGAACTCCGCCGCCATCGCCGAGGGGTTCCCGCGGTTCTGGCGCCGGGCCGGCGGCTATCGGCTGGACCGCGTCGCCGGGCAGGAACGGCCCAACCTGGCCAAGTTCGTCGTCGGCTCCGAAGGCACCCTCGTGGTGGCCACCCGCGCGCTGGTCGACCTCGTCCCCAAACCCCGCCGGACGGTGATCGCCGTCGGGCATTTCACCTCGACCGCCACCGCGATCGCGGCCACCGGGGACGCGATGGCGTGTGACCCGGCGGCGGTCGAGCTGATGGACCGGACCATCCTGGACCTCTCCCGCCAGAAGATCGAGTACGCCTCGCTCGGCCGGATTCTCTCCGGGGACCCGGGAGCCCTGTTGTTCGTGACCTTCTCCGGCGACGACGAGGCGGCGCTGCTCGCCCAGCTGGACCAGCTCACGACGTTGTGGGCGGACCACGGCCACGGCTACCACACGCTCCGGGCCGTCACCCCGGACCAGCAAGGCGCGCTGATGAAGGTGCGCAAATCGAGCTTGGGCCTGCTGATGGCCGCGAGCGAGGGCACCCGGCGCCCGCTGGCGTTCGTCGAGGACACCGCCGTGGATCCCGTGCACCTGCCCGAATACACGCGGCGTTTCCAGGAAGTGCTGGACCGCCACGGACTCACCGCCGGCTTCTACGGCCACTGCTCGGTCGGCTGCCTGCACATCCGGCCGTTTGTGGACCTCGGCGACCCGGCGCAGGTCACGACGATGCGGGTGGTGGCCGAGGAGATCAAGGACCTGGTCCGGGAGTACGGCGGGGCCAACTCCAGCGAGCACGGCGACGGGCTGGCCCGCAGCGAGTTCAACCGGGAACTGTTCGGAGACGGGCTGTACGAGGCCATGCGGCAGGTCAAGCACCTCTTCGACCCCGGCAACCGGCTGAACCCCGGCAAGATCGTGGACGCCCGGCCGATGACCGAAAACCTGAGGGACGCGGCGCTGCCGCCCGCCCCGCCGTTTCGCACGCGGCTGGACTTCGAGGTCGTCGGCGGCATGCGCGGCGCCGCGGACCGGTGCATGAACATCGGGGTCTGCCGCAAGACCGACACCGGGGCCATGTGCCCGTCCTACATGGCGACACGGCAGGAGGAGGATTCGACCCGC
This genomic interval carries:
- a CDS encoding FAD-binding and (Fe-S)-binding domain-containing protein, encoding MSVDTQHQPGEGLAHPDLERRLRRDLEGEVAFDDYSRHLFSRDASMYSITPVGVVFPRHAEDVAAAVQAAAEHGVSLVPRGAATSLAGQTVGPGLVMDLSRHLNRIVDIDSDGRTALVEAGVVQDQLNRAAAPSSLMFGPDTSTSNRATIGGMIGNNSAGSGSIRYGMTIDHVRELDVVLADGGQARLAPWDEAEWARRAALPTLEGEIYRGLPDLVRANSAAIAEGFPRFWRRAGGYRLDRVAGQERPNLAKFVVGSEGTLVVATRALVDLVPKPRRTVIAVGHFTSTATAIAATGDAMACDPAAVELMDRTILDLSRQKIEYASLGRILSGDPGALLFVTFSGDDEAALLAQLDQLTTLWADHGHGYHTLRAVTPDQQGALMKVRKSSLGLLMAASEGTRRPLAFVEDTAVDPVHLPEYTRRFQEVLDRHGLTAGFYGHCSVGCLHIRPFVDLGDPAQVTTMRVVAEEIKDLVREYGGANSSEHGDGLARSEFNRELFGDGLYEAMRQVKHLFDPGNRLNPGKIVDARPMTENLRDAALPPAPPFRTRLDFEVVGGMRGAADRCMNIGVCRKTDTGAMCPSYMATRQEEDSTRGRANALVKALSEPDPGAALGDERLHEVLDLCLMCKACKSECPLGVDIATLKSETLSHYNDAHGVPLRSRIFGSIGFLNKLGSATAPLSNLPGRLKPLRRLADRLLGIAPARPLPQFERRNLRRWFRRRAAAPASTPLGQLTFLADCFTTYTEPGIGQAAIELLEQAGWQVRLSGDGCCGRSALSKGLVDKAKSSARELAHALTATTEPDSPIVGCEPSCLMTLRDEHRALLPDDPKVTDISGRVRQVEELLATAIKEGRLPLREDSWLAGRRLLYHGHCHQKAEVGTAATVGLLKLIPGVEVEEVDAGCCGMAGSFGFESEHYEVSMTVGSDRLFPAVAAEPDSTVVVASGVSCRQQIFHGAERDAWHPVQLIREAMARPEPRQ
- a CDS encoding pyridoxal-phosphate-dependent aminotransferase family protein; its protein translation is MTTHAGRHFLQIPGPTNVPDRVLRAMSAPTIDHRGPEFSALARHVLDAVRPVFGTTGPVVIYPASGTGAWEAALVNTLGPGDRVLCFETGHFATLWQEMARGLGFTVDFVPGDWRHGVDPTAVEEQLAADTAHSIKAVCVVHNETSTGVTSRIAEIRRAIDAAGHPALLLVDTISSLGSIDYRHDEWGVDVTVAGSQKGLMLPPGLSFNAVSAKALEASRATSHAKSFWAWGPMIEANQRGFFPYTPATNLLYGLAEALDMLQEEGLPQVFARHARHARATRAAVRAWGLEVLCADEREHSGSLTAVLMPEGHDADRVRAIILDRFDMSLGAGLGKLAGRIFRIGHLGHFNDLALAGTLAGVQMGLELAGVPVNPAGLNAALDVLRPA
- a CDS encoding L-lactate permease, whose protein sequence is MYRQIPDPLGNPALTALVAALPLIVLLVLLGVLRVKSHWAALIGLAAALLIAVTVYHMPAGQAADSALEGAAFGLFPIVWIVLNAVWINKLQRASGHFDIIGRTFTSLSGDKRIQAILIAYCFGAMLESLSGFGTPIAITSLILLTLGLKPLKAAVVATFANTAPAAFGSVGNPIQALAKATSLPEHELGMMVGRQSAIIAALVPLVLLLILDGRRGLREVWPAALAAGLGFGVGQYLCSNFFAYQLTDLVGAVVSTAAVVVLLRFWSPAVSERTSPAMAYDGGTATTGSSTSEPEAAPPPDSRRDVLKAFSPYALLTVLFGLVSVHGPVQRFVQGQAVSFPWPGLHVGTASGQPVSAATYDLGWLGAAGTMLLLTGMLTALILRVPLPRAVRCFGQAFHQIRWAVLTIACVLALSYVMSLSGMAVSLGTWLAGIGSAFALLSGFLGWFGVALTGSDTSSNALFGAMQTAAAHRIGISPLLMAASNSTGGVQGKADAMQNLAIAAGAVGLSGKEGDILRKVIGWSLGLLVLFCLLAWLQTSVLSWMVV
- a CDS encoding tetratricopeptide repeat protein — encoded protein: MSTRLEDAETDLRRFDGAAALSNFDEALRDNAKDVRASAGRVRALWMLRRWDEARAQLALLDERDDIQVALVRGLVALGQPDDPSYLSVDCGSAERDDEAAIEAFRSAVGLDESSGEALAGLAAAYRMSGQLGKAEEVLRDARPSLRSSAPVLVESAMGKLERDDLPGAEADIELAIEDDPGCLQAEVLRIEVARQADDNTETLVALTEALVNRRPGPTAVVLELHGWALLDRAEATNDRELRERAVEVFARSEEAGPVLPGAVNGRTLIHLGRSRFEKALEVVDAAIAREPTSPQLYLSRAEILAAAGEPPRTRLDTYRLVLDRDPRDLSARIAQVRALLSLRRIEEAEGIVAVLRRELPGNRRVDAAASWLQEPWQLPESRTIEMNIDRPWENRKDDPEQVLDLLTNEVCVKLGLARPVASRLRERVAEDGKALLQRAFEEEQEYLHARDRFEARTVRARKGVVWRLLGAVLFESALVFAALAIALLVWLAGGRADPFSGWRLGLTAGLPAVFLAIAVPNRRGKLPVDLDLALAGLGGAAVLAASVWLGILRLGAVFGSLAGVGVTLAVIGTVLGGYRLRNRFAKPSVRAPQGAFDRWLDSIYGNGLLPLAIGARASLKRVYRTCLPVLDGTYSDVPVEIDTPASGELRRLLKQRSKGSFALAGPRGVGKSTLLERWCAGQFLRDTGPASQVRRDLTIKVDAPVGYQSKEFLIHLFGKLCDEVEKYVPTLERAENLPIEPASPRLSRLTSPGRRDGGVRPAALVSRAKEEREKIRFLQSHTKEGEFSLGLAPMTGASIGYKAKGTVRRDDVPLNHPELVDRFRDFLGQTAQLVAELGSKVLIGIDELDRISDGEGAQRFLNELKAVFNVPNCYFLVSVSEDALAEFELAAMGMRTVLDSAFDTIVRVDYFSFEQARSLLNRRIRDLPEQFAALAYVFSGGLARELARTAETIAGDCESEQQLAAVTRHLVQRQLDRTTRAAMDRVSRSPDRRAGAALIPLLDERPVGELTSRILRAYAAKVADAGPDRADPEVLAGVRLDVVAMVEYLAVVQDIFDGRLIEDRMAAGLERGLGAFENLARVRRYLGANSSGARELLRGFCGAWGIAGAAPAPPSRICVLPPRRNGDARGSARLGLHHTNGTRP
- a CDS encoding IclR family transcriptional regulator, producing MQSVLNALRVLEEVAARQPIGVAHLARALDIPKSSAQRALITLQTAGWIRQVGGGSTNWVVTTKALHVGRHASGELSLRDVAVPAMEELRRRTDETIHLTVPENLDHMVLIERLETSKPVRIFMQLGMNLPLHASANGKAVLAASPESAIEEYIATGLPRFTGTTIDDPDRLRAELDTTRTRGYAANSGEWRSDVSAVAAAVIGDAGLPVASISVNMPTSRMTDELAAEYGVLVRATAAQVSATLIAS